Proteins encoded by one window of Vitis vinifera cultivar Pinot Noir 40024 chromosome 10, ASM3070453v1:
- the LOC132254544 gene encoding G-type lectin S-receptor-like serine/threonine-protein kinase At1g11410 isoform X2, with protein MKSHMHPVKMFLQYLLLFLMLPLCSSTNTITPNQPFRDGDLLVSKQSRFALGFFSPRNSTLRYIGVWYNTIREQTVVWVLNRDHPINDSSGVLSINTSGNLLLHRGNTHVWSTNVSISSVNPTVAQLLDTGNLVLIHNGDKRVVWQGFDYPTDNWIPHMKFGLNRRTGFNVFLTSWKSPTDPGTGKYSYRINASGSPQIFLYQGSEPLWRTGNWNGLRWSGLPAMMYISELKIIFLNNQDEISEMFTMVNASFLQRVTVDHEGYLQRNMWQEREGKWFSFYTAPRDRCDRYGLCGPNSNCDDSQAEFECTCLAGFEPKSPRDWFLKDGSAGCLRKEGAKVCGNGEGFVKVGRAKPPDTSVARVNMNISVEACREECLKECSCSGYAAANVSGSGSGCLSWHGDLVDTRVFPEGGQDLYVRVDAITLAENQKQSKGFLAKKGMMAVLVVGATVIMVLLVSTFWFLRKKMKGRGRQNKMLYNSRPGATWWQDSPGAKERDESTTNSELQFFDLNTIVAATNNFSSENELGRGGFGSVYKGQLYNGQEIAVKKLSKDSGQGKEEFKNEATLIAKLQHVNLVRLLGCCITEEEKMLVYEYLPNKSLDSFIFDETKRSLLDWRKRFEIIVGIARAILYLHEDSRLRIIHRDLKASNVLLDAEMLPKISDFGLARIFRGNQMEENTNRVVGTYLVYLLLQWLHVT; from the exons ATGAAGTCACATATGCATCCTGTAAAGATGTTTCTTCAGTACTTGCTTCTATTCCTTATGCTCCCACTTTGCAGCTCCACTAACACCATAACTCCCAACCAACCCTTCAGAGATGGTGACCTTCTAGTCTCTAAACAGTCCAGGTTCGCTCTTGGCTTCTTCAGTCCACGGAATTCTACACTCCGATATATTGGAGTTTGGTACAACACAATTCGTGAACAAACCGTTGTATGGGTTCTTAACAGAGACCATCCTATCAACGATAGCTCCGGAGTCCTCTCCATCAACACTTCTGGAAACCTCCTTCTGCACCGCGGAAACACTCATGTATGGTCCACAAACGTTTCCATCTCATCAGTGAACCCTACTGTGGCTCAGCTCTTAGATACAGGAAACCTAGTCTTGATCCATAACGGTGACAAGAGGGTTGTGTGGCAAGGCTTTGATTATCCCACAGATAATTGGATTCCCCACATGAAATTCGGACTGAATCGGAGAACCGGTTTCAACGTGTTCCTAACTTCTTGGAAGTCCCCAACCGACCCAGGAACAGGGAAATACTCGTATAGGATTAACGCCAGTGGGTCTCCACAAATATTTTTGTACCAGGGTTCAGAGCCGCTATGGAGAACCGGTAACTGGAACGGGCTCCGGTGGAGCGGTCTGCCGGCGATGATGTACATATCCGAACTCAAAATTATCTTTTTGAACAATCAAGATGAAATCTCTGAGATGTTTACTATGGTCAACGCGTCGTTTCTCCAGCGGGTGACGGTGGACCACGAGGGATATCTCCAGCGGAACATGTGGCAGGAAAGGGAAGGCAAATGGTTCAGCTTCTACACAGCCCCAAGGGACAGGTGCGACAGGTACGGCCTGTGCGGACCCAACAGCAACTGCGACGACAGCCAGGCCGAGTTTGAGTGCACGTGCCTGGCGGGGTTCGAGCCCAAGTCGCCACGTGACTGGTTCTTGAAAGACGGCTCAGCAGGATGTCTGAGGAAGGAAGGAGCGAAGGTGTGCGGGAACGGGGAAGGGTTTGTGAAGGTGGGACGTGCGAAGCCTCCAGATACATCGGTGGCACGTGTGAACATGAACATCAGCGTGGAAGCGTGTAGAGAGGAGTGCCTGAAGGAGTGTTCTTGCAGTGGATACGCGGCTGCAAATGTGAGTGGAAGTGGGAGTGGGTGCTTGTCTTGGCATGGGGATTTGGTGGATACAAGAGTGTTTCCTGAAGGGGGCCAAGATTTATATGTGCGTGTGGATGCCATCACTCTAG cTGAAAATCAAAAGCAGTCAAAAGGTTTCCTTGCGAAAAAGGGGATGATGGCAGTTTTGGTGGTGGGGGCTACCGTGATTATGGTTCTGTTGGTCTCCACATTTTGGTTCttaaggaagaagatgaaag GGAGAGGAAGACAAAACAAAATGTTGTATAATTCGAGACCTGGCGCTACATGGTGGCAAGACTCTCCAGGAGCTAAGGAGCGTGATGAAAGTACAACCAATTCTGAATTACAATTCTTTGATCTGAACACCATAGTTGCAGCCACAAATAATTTCTCTTCTGAGAATGAACTTGGACGTGGTGGTTTTGGCTCAGTTTATAAG GGTCAACTATATAATGGACAAGAAATAGCTgtgaaaaaattatcaaaggaTTCAGGACAAGGAAAAGAAGAATTTAAGAATGAAGCTACGCTTATTGCAAAACTCCAGCACGTGAATCTTGTGAGGCTTTTGGGTTGTTGCATTACAGAAGAAGAGAAGATGTTAGTCTATGAGTACTTGCCAAACAAAAGTTTAGACTCTTTCATTTTTG ATGAAACAAAGAGGTCATTGTTAGATTGGAGGAAACGCTTTGAAATTATTGTCGGAATTGCTCGAGCAATCTTATATCTTCATGAGGACTCTAGATTACGAATCATACACAGAGATCTAAAAGCAAGCAATGTTCTACTAGATGCCGAAATGCTTCCaaaaatttcagattttggcTTGGCTAGAATATTTCGAGGAAAtcaaatggaagaaaacacAAATCGAGTAGTTGGAACATA tTTGGTTTATTTGCTATTACAGTGGTTACATGTCACCTGA